The genomic stretch GTTTTCTAACCAAGAAGTGAAGCTCAGTCATGTGCAGAGTTCTTAAAGTTAAAGTTCTAAAGTTAACTCTTAAAGTTAATGACTCAGAATCAGTGTTTCAGAGTAACTTTATTGAATGATCATTGACTGTTGTGCTGATGCTGCagcttctgttgttgttgcccCCCAAGGAGGCCATCTTCCCTCTGATGCGTCTGTCAGCACGTGTGAACAGCTTCCTCTGTAACAGTGAACAGCACAGAGGTGGGTTAGGTCAAAAGTGAGAGTTGAGTACAGACTGTGTTCATAAGGAGCTCATGTGGACACTCACAGCACTTGTAGAGCGTGTTGAGCCTGGCGATGTCATTGCGACTCATCTGCTTAGCGCTGCCAAAGGACACGTTGGAGTTAGGGATGGGGACCATGGTGGGCTGGTTGTTCTTGGAGAAGGCGTACCTACAAGAGGAGACGGAGCAGTTAGACTGAGctacacatacaacacacacacacacacacacacacacacacacacacacacacacacacacacacacacacacacacacacacacacacacacacacacacacacacacacacacacgtgaagacacacagcagcagggtGGAAGTGAAGCCATGTTGTTCTCACTTGTGGTACTGCATGACAGAGTTGTAATCGTAGGCAGTGCCCTGGTTGAGGGTGGCGATCTTCCTGAAGTTGTGCTCCattcctaaaaataaaaagcaacctGTCTGCAGTTTACTGGCTCCCCTCTCTGATATCTTCATTCATTCTGAATAATAAGCCGCTCCATTACCAGACTGAACGTTCTGCAGCATGACTCTGATGTGGTTGTCCCTGTCAGAGCGGGTCTGTTCGTGGTTGAAGCCCAGAGCGTGGAGCAGCTCGTGCTGGACGGTGCCGTGGTAAAGGCATCCGCTGCGGGCCAGAGACACCACCTGCTTACCACCACGACGGCCAACGAAGGAGTAGCAGCTGGACGGGATCAGAGGTTAGTTGAACGACACTGAAGTGTGAGAAAAGCTTTAGACTCAAACTCCTCCACAGCATCACTTTCTTACCCGTTCTGGGACTCGATGCTCAGCCAGTCGCGGTCGCTGCTTCTGCTGGGCCTGAAGCGGAtgcaggagaaggaagagaaggagtcCAGTCCACGGGTGATGATGGCCTTCTCACGGGAGGCTGGCAGGATCACAGCACACAACTTTAGCTTTTTACCATCCCACAGAGCAAGGACTGCAGAGTCCAATGTTTTGGCTCCAATATTTCACAGATGTCGTGTCCATGGACAGTCGTGTTTGGGTCTGTGAGTGACACTTACAGAAGTGGTTGGTGATGTAATAAGGAATGTAGACCTTCCCATCAGAGAACTTCATCCACATGCAGCCTCGGCTGGTGCAGGGGTCGGCGTTCTTCTCCGCCTCGCTGTCGATGGCGATGTCTCCTCCAGTCAGGATGGGATCATTGGCGGAGCGGactgaaacacatcacacagcAGCTCACACACCTGCTGAAGTGCTGCTAACAGAAGAAGGAATATGAAGAGCTGTGATGAGCAACATGGTGGCTGCAGCAGCTCACACTCACTCAGATTACTGTTGGCTCTCTCCAGAAGTTCAGAGACAGAAAGCTCCCCTGAGTCGTCCTCTGCACAGAGACATCAACAACACTTtgtataaaaacacagcagccaCAATACTTTGCATGTCAGCAGGTCTGATCATGATCATAGATTACATACCTGCCTGCAGGTGCAGCGTGGGATTAGAGGAGACAAGACAAACACATTAGACATAGATCGAACCACATGACATGAAATTACAGCTACAAGTTAACAGAATAATCTTTCAGCACATTAGCCAAATACTGAGTCTGAAGGTGAAACACTACAAACagaacatttagttttcttcatgtTCTGGTCCATTGTGAGagttttgggctattttgcttcttTCTGActagtgaacaaaaaaaatgcaaaatacactttttgtttctttttacattttactttgtcTATGTGCGTCTGTAGATCTCTCCtgaatgcctcatttgcatattaaaacatacaagttcagaaaacttgtaacaCAAAAA from Cottoperca gobio chromosome 3, fCotGob3.1, whole genome shotgun sequence encodes the following:
- the LOC115028961 gene encoding low choriolytic enzyme-like, which translates into the protein MARKSAFRFSALAVLLLSACCWADSEAEDDSGELSVSELLERANSNLIRSANDPILTGGDIAIDSEAEKNADPCTSRGCMWMKFSDGKVYIPYYITNHFSSREKAIITRGLDSFSSFSCIRFRPSRSSDRDWLSIESQNGCYSFVGRRGGKQVVSLARSGCLYHGTVQHELLHALGFNHEQTRSDRDNHIRVMLQNVQSGMEHNFRKIATLNQGTAYDYNSVMQYHKYAFSKNNQPTMVPIPNSNVSFGSAKQMSRNDIARLNTLYKCYLGLDEP